A stretch of DNA from Rhodococcus sp. NBC_00297:
CAACGCTTCTCGAATGCGCTGATGAACAACTACGGCGTGCCGCGCGTGGCGCTGGTCGGCGGTTCGGGAGCCGTGGTGACGGACGCCGACGGCAAGGAGTACCTCGATCTCCTCGCCGGGATCGCGGTCAACATCCTCGGCCACGGACATCCTGCCGTCGTCGAGGCGGTCTCCGCCCAGCTGACGACGCTGGGCCACACGTCCAACCTCTACGCGGCGCCGCCGTCGATCGAACTGGCGGAGCACCTCCTCGAGCACCTCGGTCACGCGGCCGGCGGCGATGCTCGGGTGTTCCTCTGCAACTCCGGCACCGAGGCGAACGAGGCCGCCTTCAAGATCGCACGTCTCACGGGTCGACCGAACATCATCGCGGCGGAGAACGCGTTCCACGGTCGGACCATGGGAGCCCTCGCGCTCACGGGGCAGGCGGACAAGCGGGCTCCGTTCGAGCCCATGCCCGCCGGTGTGTCGCACGTTCCCTACGGCGACATCGCCGCGCTCGAGGCGGCGGTCGACGAGAACACGGCCGCCGTCTTCCTCGAACCGATCATGGGTGAGGGCGGAGTCGTCGTCCCGCCGGAGGGCTATCTGCCCGCAGCGCGCGAGATCACTGCGCGCCACGGCGCCCTGCTGATCCTCGACGAGGTCCAGACGGGCATCGGCCGTACGGGGTGGTTCTACGCCCATCAGCGGTTCGGCATCGTCCCGGACGTCATCACCCTCGCGAAGGGGCTGGGCGGGGGACTGCCCATCGGCGCCTGCATCGGCATCGGCCCGGCAGCCGCCATGCTCACCCTGGGCAAGCACGGGACCACATTCGGTGGCAACCCGGTGTGTTCGGCGGCGGCCCTGGCCGTGCTGCGCACTCTCGCGTCCGAGGATCTGCTCTCGCACGCCGACCGGCTGGGCAAGATCCTGCGACACGACATCGAGGCGCTCGGACATCCCCTCGTCGATCACGTACGGGGTGCGGGCCTTCTGCTGGGCATCGTCCTCACCGAGCCGGTGGCGGCCGATGTCGAGACCGCGGCCCGCCACGCAGGCTTCCTGGTGAACGCGGCGCAGGCGAACGTCCTGCGTCTGGCGCCGCCCCTGATCATCACGGACGAGCAGGCAGCATCGTTCGTCCGTGCACTTCCCGCGGTCCTCGACGAGGCGCGGCCGACAGCAGAGGCGACCTCGTGACACTGCGGCACTTCCTTCGAGACGACGATCTCTCCCCCGAGGAGCAGGCCGAGATCCTCGCTCTCGCGGCCGAACTCAAGAAGGCGCCGTTCTCGCGGCGCCCGTTGGACGGTCCGCGCGGCGTCGGCGTCATCTTCGAGAAGAACTCGACGCGCACCCGCTTCTCGTTCGAGATGGGCATC
This window harbors:
- a CDS encoding acetylornithine transaminase, producing the protein MTSTEQLQQRFSNALMNNYGVPRVALVGGSGAVVTDADGKEYLDLLAGIAVNILGHGHPAVVEAVSAQLTTLGHTSNLYAAPPSIELAEHLLEHLGHAAGGDARVFLCNSGTEANEAAFKIARLTGRPNIIAAENAFHGRTMGALALTGQADKRAPFEPMPAGVSHVPYGDIAALEAAVDENTAAVFLEPIMGEGGVVVPPEGYLPAAREITARHGALLILDEVQTGIGRTGWFYAHQRFGIVPDVITLAKGLGGGLPIGACIGIGPAAAMLTLGKHGTTFGGNPVCSAAALAVLRTLASEDLLSHADRLGKILRHDIEALGHPLVDHVRGAGLLLGIVLTEPVAADVETAARHAGFLVNAAQANVLRLAPPLIITDEQAASFVRALPAVLDEARPTAEATS